ATTGCAGCTGAGCGAAGAAGTGTTCAAACAGCTTTTATACGCAGTCATGATGTCCGCAGCGGGTCGCAAAAAGGTATACGTAGCGCTGAATGTTCCTGTAGAAGCGGTCGGATCTTCAGCCAAGCAACTGCTTGGTGTGTTATATGCAGCACTGCCTTATGCATTTCGCAACAGACTCGGATTTCTTACATATGCACAGGAACCAAACAGCAGAAAAGGCATTCACTTGATGTTTGTTGAGCCTTTTAGTTTGCGTCCCGGTGATCGGAATGTAGAAAAGGACTTTGTATTTGACCTGTCTAATCATAGTCGAATACTTAATGTGGATGCAGAGCAGGTGAGACAGCCGTATTTTGACTGGATCGTCCGTACGTTGTTGAATGGTGAGACGCCGGACGATTTCTTCAAATTTGCCGAGCAAATGCTGACAGGTATGGAGGCCGGGCGTGATTTGACGCCATCCAGCTATCATGAGCTAATTACGTTGTACAGAATTGAGCAGGGAGAGCGGGCATTATACAACGAACAACGAATCACTGTGTTACGAAGCCTGACTGATTATTTATCGCCACCCGATGCGCTGCCACGTAAAATGAGGCTGAATGATCTGTTTCTGTCGTTCTTTGATCATGAATTTGATCGGGTGAAGGATGGATATATTCCGGATGTAGGCCTGGTAGATAGTTTCAAGGACTATTATAAAGTTCATGCACGCAGCAGCGAAAATCGGTTGGTGGAATATTTAATCCGTTCGCTAAACAATGCTTATACTGCCAGAAATACGGAAGCAGTCACGTATATTTATCATACAATTGAAGAGAATCCATCATTAGGCAAGGCATATTTTACGAAAGTGTTGGGTAATCCGGCACTGACAAAAATGCTGTTCATTCCCTACATGGACAGTCAGATGAAAAGAACACCGGATGCCAAGGGGCTGCTGGCTGTTGTGCACGAATGGGGCAGTAGGTATATCGAAGTGTCGGCGAATGCCGATTTTCAGCTTTTGGCAGAATCTGCACTGATGGGCCGACTGCGTGCGGAAAGAAAACCAGTAGAGGCTGTGGCTGCCATTCACCAACGATTGCGTCAATGGGACAGCAACTCTGCCGTAGGCAAACTGTCCCCGCTGGAGCAATCTGGATTGACAGAACGCTTGCAGGAAGCGTCGGATCGGTATTTACTTACCGAAGTAGAGCTAAAGGAAATATCACCCGATCAGGTCGTACAGATTCCTTTTTTCACACGGCCTGATTTGGTGCAGTGGGTTGGAAAGCTGCCTGCTCCTCTTAAGGGACAAGCTGTGCGATTAGTTGCGGCTTATGATTGGTTTAACACGGAGGACCCGGAACCGTCGGTGCTGGACGGTCTGGAGCCCGGCGAAGTAGAAAAGGTACAGGATTGGGCTTACAGCTGGCTGCCCCAGCAGCTTGCGGAAGGCCATTTTGCCCGTCTGTTGCCTGCCTTTTATCGTTCTGACGGGCCGGGAGAGGGAATATTGGATTTCGCTCGCCTGGTCAGTTCGATTCGCAAATGGGCAAAGGATAACGATACGATGTACCGCTTTATCCGATGGTCGGAGGAACACCCTGAGTTTGCTACTCCACGCGGCGGTTTTGAACCATCCTACAGACGTGCGCTACTTCTATTCTTCCAAAAGGAAGGACGAGAGGGACTGCATAAAAAAACGCTGTGGCGTCAATATTTTGAACCTGCGAAGCCTGCCTTTAAAAATTTCTATTTGGCAGCAAAGCGTGAGACGGACACGCCTCTGGTCAAAACGCTTCGTCGTTTCCGTAAAGGTGGGGTGATTTCCGGGATCGTGCTGATTGTCATTGCAGGTACGCTAGGCGGCCTGAAAGCAACCGGGGTGATCGGATCTGCTGACACACCTGCGCCTGTTGCCACTCCGAAGCCTGTACAACAACAGCCTGTAGAGCCTACAGTGCCCGTAAAAAAGGAGCCTACGGCGATAGTGACACATGTGCCTAATACCAAGTCCACTACGAAAATGGTCAAGCTGTTGTTTGCGTTTCAGACATCGACAGAGCAGGCAGAATTTAAGCCGAAGAAGCTCGTCATTGTCGGTGCGGATCAGCAGGAGCACTTATACGAAAATTTTACACTTGCTGAACAGAACGACAAGGAAGCAGCCAGTAAGGCGAACAATGATCCATCCGGTGATGTAAACACTGGGAGCGCCACTACAAAAAGCACGACAGCAGATGGACAATCCACGGACAATGGTTCCACAGCTCGTGGGGGTACATCCAGTGGAAAAAGTGGTGATCAATCTGGAGCAGTGACTGGCAACACGGACGGAGGCTTGACTTCGGAGATTACTACTGAGGGTAGTGGCAATGGAGCAAATACAGACACAGACACTGACACACCATCGGAGTATGATCTGAAGAAGTATCCTTATCGTACGCTATTGACCCTTTGGCAGCGGTTGGAACTGAATGATGCTAGCACGGTTACCGTTGATGGAGAAGAATATCCGCTAGTTCAAGTGAAAACTGCGGACTAAGCAACTATAAAACAGAAATGAATGATGAATGAAGTAAAAGACGGGTTTCCTTCAAAGGACTCGTCTTTTATTGTGCCTATATTTCCATAAAGGATGAATTTGTAATTCAAAATTAACCCTATCTAATAAAGCATCATGTTACGAAAGTATTGACACTAAGTAGACAGCTGATTAAAATTAGTTGGAATTCAAACTATTAAAATTAGATAGATATGGAGGTTCGTAGTGAGATGGGAAGCGAGGTGTATCCCGTTTGTCTTCCTTGGGAGGAAGAGAGCACGATGTATTTAATTAAATGGATTTTCACTACCGTCCGGCGCGAAATTGAAATAGCACTGCGCCCTTTGGGGCTCACCTCCCCACAATCGCAGACGCTCTATATACTGGCGATGTCGCCTGGAGTCACCAATACGGATTTGGAAAAGCTATTGCTTATTGATAAATCAAGCGTTACTAGCCTGGTTAACGGGATCGTTAAGAAAAACTGGGCAGTACGCAAAAGTCACCCGGAAGATGCACGCATGAAGCAAATCTATTTGACTGAGGAAGGCTTGAAGATTCACAAGGTAGCTGAACGTACTATTGAGGCAATTAAAAGCTCGGTAGGGGAAACGTTATCTGTCGGAGAATCGGAGACGCTGCGCGGCCTGCTTAAAAAAATTCTCCGCGACTACCACCCTGCGGACGCCCGTGCATGAGCGAATATATAGAGATTTTACCCGGATAGGAGTATTCAAAAGCAGTGAATTACGATCTTAGATAAGAGGTTTACAGGAGAGGGAGACAACCAAATGATAAATGAACAAACTTATCCGAATGCGGATAAGCTTATGCGTGTGCTAGCTTTCACACTTGTTTTTTCAGTGATGAACGCTTTTATGTTTAATGTCGTTATGCCTGTGATTCGAGAGGAGTTTCATATTAGTGCTTCCGATGTAAGTTGGTTGCTGACTGGCTATATGATCGTGTATGCGGTTGGCTCGGTGACCTACGGCAAATTGGCAGATAAATATCGTCTTAAGGATTTGCTGACGTTTGGGATTATCTTTTTTGCACTGGGTTCGCTTATTGGACTGTTGGCCAATCAATTTTGGATGCTCATTGTAGCTCGTTTGCTTCAGGCTGCAGGGGCTGCTGTTATTCCGGCCACTGCTATGATCGTCCCAGTCCGTTATTTCTCGGCTGAAAAAAGAGGACGTGCTTTGGGCGTCACAGCAATCGGCTTGGCGTTAGGTACTGCACTGGCTCCGATTATTTCCGGTTTGATCACAGGCTTTGCAAGCTGGCGTTTTTTGTTCGTCATTTCCATGCTGCCACTGATCGCATTGCCGTTCTTTCGTAAATATTTGGACGATCAGCGTGGAGAGGATCAGAAGTTCGATTTTCTTGGTGGATTATTGCTGGGTGGAACAGTAGCCTTCTTATTACTTTCGATTTCGCAAACCAATATGATGTTTTTTCTGGTCGGTATGGTGCTGTTTGCACTGTTTATATGGCGCATTAACACTGCACATGACCCATTCATCCAGCCGAAGCTGTTCCGTAACAAACAATATTCATACGGGCTCCTTATCGCTTTTTTAGGGACGGGGATTAGCTTTGGATTGCCGTACTTGGCACCGCAGTTTCTGAACAGTCTCAATCAGCTTACGCCCGCAATAATTGGACTGGTTATGTTTCCGGCTGCTATTGCTTCGGCTCTATTGGGTAAAAGAGGGGGGAGTTTGGCGGATAGCAAAGGAAATTCGTTTCTCGTCTATACAGCTGTATCGCTTTTGTTTATTTGTTTTATCAGCTTGTCTACGTTTGTGGGTGCGTCTCCGTATCTGATTTTGTTTTTGCTTATTTTCGGAAACGTAGGTCAGACCTTCATGCAAATTGCCATGTCCAACACGATTTCTCGTACCTTGTCGAAAGACCAGATTGGTGTTGGAATGGGGCTGCTATCTCTGCTGAATTTCATTGCCGGAGCGATTACGACAAGTATCTTGGGCAAAACGCTAGATAGTTCGTCGTCCTTTCATCTGAATCCTGTCGTATCTAATGTGCAGGTGTTCAACTTTAGCAATATTTTTACGGTGCTTGCACTGATTGCGCTTGTGACGATGGGACTTTATGCGTTGCAATTCCGAAGGGGTCCACGCGGTAATACGCCTGCTGTTGAACAAGGATAAACATTTGATGTAACCTCATGCCAAAACAAGGGTATAATATAGAAGGAAAAGTTCATCTATGGAAGGACGGAGTGTCCGGCATGACAAGAAACCTTCAATATGTACCCTATGGTTATGAGCCTCCGATCGAGACGCATAAAGGGACCATGGTCTACTATGATACGTTCGAGCAGATTACAGCCAGAGAGCTGGAGCTTTTTGCCGAAACGGGGGCTGCATTATCTTTTACAAAGCTGGTGCTGTATCCGCTGCATGAAGAAACCGTCAGAAGAATGTGGAAGCAGCCGGTACGTTCGTATTACAAGCGGGTGGACGAGCTGGGAGAGTGGCAGCGGGAGCAGGCTTTGAGTGCTGTTGTCATTGAGAGCTGGGAAGGTAAGCGTAAAAAGTATACGCCGATTGAAGCAGCTATTCGTTTTTTGGCGGAAAAGTATACGACCCCACTTTTTTTGTACATGAGTCCTGAAATGGCAAATTTGTGCGCTTCCTATGCATCGTTTGGAGAATGGATTAGAAATGTCAGATTGGTGCTTTCGAGCGAACCACTACAACTTCATCCGAAGCTTGCACAGTACCGTAATCGCTGGAACACGGTAGAAGAAGCGATAAACCGTGACTCTAAGGTTGACAAAGCGGAGCATGAATTATAGAATAAAACTAATCGTAAAAATTACTATTGTAATTGTATACCATGTATTCCAATTAAGGAGGAAGAGAAATGCGCGTAATTGTTACCTTGGCATGCACCGAATCCGGTGACCGCAACTATACAACAACTAAGAACAAAAGAAATCATCCGGACCGTCTTGAAATGAAAAAATACTCTCCGCGTCTGAAAAAGTACACGATCCATCGTGAAACTAGATAATTTGAGGCCTGCTGTATAGCAACCTGAATTATCCTGCTTCCTGAGCGAAGCCTGTTAAGTTTGCAAAAGCCTGCGTTATGGAACCGGCGAAAACTTGAATTAGTCCAGTGGACAGAGCGTCTAAAGTTAAAGCTTGCATCTAAGAGAACGGCTTTTTTTCACGGCTGTATGATAGATGCTGAGCTACATGGCACGCTTTGCCTTTTGAATCGAAAGCACGTGGCTACCGACTTCTCCTGTGCTGGTGTCAGCATTTGGGACGAGCCGGAGGACCATTCACTATATGCTTATATAACGATGAAGGCTGACGAAAGATCCGGAGCGTTCGTGCAATGGGCGATGCGATATATGCGGCATCGTTTGCTTGTCGTTTACGAGCTTGAGCGCCAACCGTTAAGGTCTGTCGTCTTTTTTTCTGGGACATAACCGTTCCTTTTGCCAACTGATGGAGTATTGCGCCAGTACGTTTGAGGTTGAAACTAAAACTACATGAAAGATTAGGTGAAACTAATGAAAAAAGATATTCATCCAACATTGAACAAAGTTATCTTTTTGGACCCTAGCTGTGGATTTACTTTCCTGAGTGCTTCCACTAAATATTCGCAAGAAACGATGGAATGGGAAGATGGTAACACATACCCAGTTATCCGTGTAGATACTAGCTCCGCTTCCCACCCGTTCTTCACTGGTAAACAAAGAAACGTGGATATCGGTGGCCGTGTGGATCGCTTTAACAAAAAATATAACCTTAAGTAAGAACAGTCGAGCGTTGTGTTCATGGATTATGCTTATAATCCGTGAACATCGCTTTTTAAAAAACCTCCTGCATCTGCAGGAGGTTTTTTTGTCTTAATTTAGACCTGTTATTTATAGCGAAATGAAGCACTGTTCCCATTGGTCGGTAATGGATGCTTTGTCGAGCTGCTCCCCAATGAGCGTGACATATCCCTGACTCACGGGAAGTGCAGTAGGCTGCCACTCCAAGTGATTTCCTGAAAATTGCAAAAGCATTGTCCCTTCCTGAGGAAGCACGCAATAACCTTTCGCTCGAAGCAGAGAGGAGCCTAGCCCTGTCAGAAAGCGCTCCAATCGTTGTTTTTCGAGTGGCTGAGGAGAATATTGATGCAGCGTTAAGCTCTCCAAATGGGAAAACGAGTGGGTCTGGTTGGGATCGTGGCTGTGGCTATGACTGTGTGCAGAAATAACTTTGAACGGCGTACTTATAGAGGTAATACTGGGTCGTCCGGAACTTTTGACGGGAATGGGGACAGACAGTGCATCTGCATCAGTGGGCTGGACCTGTGCAGGTGCTGGTTGAGGTGTCTGTACAGGTTTCGCGGCAACGGATGTGGAGGCCAGAACAGGCTCTAGCAGTGGTTCAAGGTCAACCCGGCTATATTCAGTAGTTTGCAGCTTGGCCGTATCGTTGAGCTTGCGGATGCTTTTGACGACCTTCGTCACTTCACGGCTGCTTGCTGCATCCGTCTTGTTCACCACAATGAAGTCTGCGGTGCGCAGTTGTCCGTGCAGGGTGCGAACCAGTTCTTTATCAGCCGTAAAACGGCTATTGTATTCATGGAACAGCTCAGCATCCACAACACTGATGCTGTGAACCAGATAAAGCTGATCTGCCAGTAGAGGGGAGCGAAGCTCCTCCAGTACTTGTTCGGGGTTGGCTACCCCGGTGGTCTCCATGAAGATCAGATCTGGCTCCTGGCTGAGCAGGGTATGCAAAGCCCCTGCCAGTTCATTTCTTTTGCTGCAACAAATGCAGCCTTCTAGCAATCCTTCTACTGTTACGTCAGGCATTTCCTCTGAAATTATAGCGCTGTCTACATTATATTCACCCATTTCGTTCATTAAAACAACAGCACGAAGGGGAATTTGGCGGGTATGGGCTAACAGGCGCAAAAGCAGTGTTGTTTTGCCGCTTCCAAGAAAACCACTGATTAAAATAACAGGAACTTTGTTCATCATTTTTCCTCCTTGGCGGGGTTAGTGTGTTGTGTTCAAGCGATCAAAGGTAGCTACCGAGTCTGCTTGGGTATAGACATAAGGGGATTCTGGCTGCTCGACAGCGGTTATTTTTTCGGATCGAATTTCAAGTACGGGAGCGTTTCCCTTTTGTGCGGTATGCAGTGTTCCTTCAATGGTCACCCAGGTATCCTTGTCAAAGGACGGGGCTTTCTGGGATTGGACGATGATCCCGAAGGGCATGGCATCGGCAGTACAGCACATGACGAGGAATCTTCCTACTGCAAAAAGCCCTTTACCCGGCAGATTGTCGTCTTTATACACAAAGCCAGTCACCTGTACTTTTTTTCCTTCAAAAGCTTGTTTATATAATTCAATGGCTCCAATAGTTTCGGAAAAAATCTCTGGCTTGATCTGTATGATAGGTTGCTGATACAGGCGTTTCGCCAGTTCGGCGAATTCCACATTGTACTTATCAGGCGGAACGAACAGCTTATCCAGCGTTTCCTGACTCCATTTCCCCTCTGGAGGGGGCGAAGTGGGGACAGAAGATGCAGTTGATAAAAGGGAGGAGGTGGATGCTTTCGTGGTCTGTGTATCTGTTTTCCGTCGGATGTCCGGGTTGGGATACGTGAAGGACATGCCTTTTTTGGCGGCCATATCACTACCAAGTGCCTGATTGGGCAGCAAAGAACCGAATAGGAGCGGAATGAGCAGCATTCCATATACGAGTGTTTTTTTGAACCAGCTTTGCGGCAACGGGTGCTCACAATCACATACATCCTCACCGTCCCGCCCCCCAACGATTCCGTGCCATGCCATCGCCAATGCGATGAACAAGAGGGGTACAGGACAGAGTAGGAGTAGCTTTTGCATATGGGGAGCTAGGTAGTAATGAAGTGCATTCGTGCGGCTTAATGAGATGATGTATACAGCCAATCCGATCATGAGCAAGGAGCGAATGCCATATTGCCAGCGGATGCTAAAGGTTGAATTCACGTTTGTATTCACCTCCCCAATAACCATTCAGCAGCTATAGAACCCACTAGAACAAGTGAAACAATGAGCAAGGCCAGGATGGCGACAAATTTGGTGCGGAAGGTGCTTAGTAGCATGAGCGTGCCTTTGAAATCTAGCATCGGACCAAGTACAAGAAAGGCCGCCAGTGGACCCAGTGTAAAGGTATGTGAAAAAGCAGTGGCTACAAAGGCATCAGAGGTGGAACACAGCGACAGTATGTAGGCAAAACCCATCATAAAGGCGTACGATCCGACCGTTCCTTCACTTAACGAAAGCATCTCATTACGTGGGATGAAGGTTTGGATGCAGGCTGTCAATAATGCGCCGATAATGAGATATTTACTCATGTCCAAAAACTCGTCCCCAGCATGTACAAAAAATCCCCGCCATGTGCGATTATGCCGATGAGTCTGATTGTTCTGCTTTTGCTGGTTAAAAGAGAGTAACGACCGTTTGAGCGGATGTACTCGCACAAAGGCATACACGATCAGTCCGATGATCGCGGAAACGGTAAAAGCCAAACCCGTTCGAACGGCAGTGACCTCGGGATGGGAAGGGAAAGCCATCATCGTCGCAGCCAGTACCACGGGATTGATAATGGGCCCGCTTAAAATAAAAGTGATACCCATATAGGCAGGCATTCCCTTGAGCATTAATTGGCGAACGACAGGGATCATGCCGCATTCACAGATGGGAAACAGTATACCTAGTAAGGAGGCCAGCAGGACACCCGGTACAGGATGTGCAGGCGCTATTTTGCGAATCCATGTCTCCGGTACAAGCCACTGCAAAAGGGATGAGACGAGCACACCGATAAGGAGAAACGGAACAGCTTCCAGAAAAATACCCATAAATACCGTTTTTAATGGCTGCAGCTGCCCCACATCTAACAAACGAAGCCACTGGGGAGATAGCGTGACAAGCACAGGGATGAGAAAGGCAAACGGAATCATAAAAGGCAGCATCTTCAACAGCGTACTGTTTTTCATTCCACGTCTCCTTGGGAATAAGGGTTCTTATCTACAGCCTATGCCTGTAAGGGGACAATCATGCCCGCCGGATTGTGTGTGAATCACCTCCCTATATTGACAAATCTGAGCATGCTCATATATATTTATACTCATTAATAGTAATTATTACGATTAAAATCCGATAAATGATTGCAAGAAGGAAATTTTTAAGGTACGATCCATATTAAATGTTGCAAAGACAAGGAGGGGTTATATGATACCGATTGTTGTTTTATCCGGTTTTTTGGGTAGCGGTAAAACCACTCTTCTTCAGCATGCGCTGGCTTACTACAAGGAAAAGGGTCTCAAGCCAGCCATTTTGATGAATGAGTTGGGTGATGTTAATCTGGACGGTAGTTTGGTGAATGGACAAGCACCCATGAAGGAAATGCTCAGTGGCTGTATATGCTGTACCATTCGCGGGGACTTGGGCGTCGAGCTCATGAATCTTGCTGAGGAATATAAGCCGGACGTGATTATTGTAGAATGTACCGGAGTGGCTAACCCGATGGAGATTGTAGATGCAGTGACAGACGCCTCAATTTATTCTACTATGATATTACAATCCGTTATCACGGTCATAGACGCGCGTCAATTTTTGGATTTTGCCTCGGGGAACGAGAGAAGCAAATCGCTTCGTTTGATGCAGGATCAGCTTCGATGCGCTTCCAAACTGATTATTAACAAGACCGATTTATTGGCTGCGGGCGAGTTACAGAAAGTACAGGCCCTCGTAAAAGAGTTAAATCCATATGTTTTGACTGTGAGCACGCAACGAAGTGACGTGGACGCTGGAATTTTTTTCTCCACTCAAGGAGAGGAGCGTATGGATGTTTCGCGACATAAGGAATCCGCAGTTGATATTGAGAGTGAACATCCTCATTTGGAAAATCATCTGCACACGTATGACCATGATGACCATACAGATCATCAGTCTCATGACCATGACCACGAACACGAACATGGGGAGCATTATCATTCCTACGACCATGTAGTTGTTCACACGCATTTTTTTGGACAACCTGTGCCACGCTACGAGTTTGAACAGTTGTTCCGCAGTTTGCCAGCTGAAATTTATCGGGCCAAAGGAATTGTGCGGTTTCTGGAATCAGAGGGTCAGATGATGTTTCAATTTGCCTATCGGGAGCTGGAAATCATTCCGATCCGCCCGCAAAAGCCAGTGAACGATGTAGCGGTTGTCATGGGTGAGAATTTCTCTGCTTCCGAGATCGAGGAACAATTGAGAAAGCTGGAAGCGGCCGAAAAGCCATTGAGTAATTCATGACTTCGAGAACGAGTCACCTTAATCCATCAAGACCTAATCCATCACAACATCATTCTCGTGCACACCTAGCGGGCAAGCCTACTTGGGGATTTACAACAATTCTGCTGCTGACTGCTGGGCTGTTGCTTTCGGTCACACTCGCGGTCATGCTGGGCCCTGTAGCTGTCGCACCGGGGACGATATGGCGAATTGCACTGTCCCATCTTCCCTGGCTGGACCAGTGGATACCCGTGACATGGACCAAGCCTGAGCAATATATCGTTTGGGAAATCCGCTTTCCACGCGTGTTGTTAGGTGTCATCGTAGGAGCAGGACTAGCTGTTACAGGGGCGACTATACAGGCATTAATTCGTAATTCGTTAGCGGATCCCTATATTTTAGGTGTCTCGTCTGGGGCTTCGGTGACAGCCACATTGGTAATTGTGTTCGGAGCTTTCGGGTTTTTAGGACGACTTGCGCTGCCTTTATCTGCTTTTATAGGATCGTTAGCTGCAATGCTTATGGTGTTCGCCTTAGCCCGTGTAGCTGGGAGCATATCGACGACCCGCTTATTGCTGGCAGGGGTGGCGGTGTCTATGATGCTGTCGGCTGTGACTAGCTTTATCGTGACGATGGCCCCGAATGAAAAAGGCATTCGTGACGCGATGTATTGGATGATGGGAAGTCTGGCAGGTGCTCAATGGGACACGCTTTTCATTCCAAGCCTTATTGTAGTCGTTGGAACGGCTGTGCTTCTGACCCGATACCGGTCGCTGAATGCTTTGCTAACGGGTGAAGAGACCGCAGTAACGCTTGGTGTGAACGTACAGGCGTTCCGCGTATTACTGGTTGTGGTGGCGTCTCTTTTAACCGGGGCAGTCGTATCCGTTAGTGGCTCGATTGGCTTTGTCGGACTAATGATTCCGCACATCGTTAGGCTGGTAGTGGGATCAGATCATCGGCGTGTACTGCCCGTCAGCCTGTTGGCGGGAGCTATTTTTGTCGTGTGGGCTGATGTATGTGCCCGGCTTGTGCTGGCTCCACAGGAGCTACCGATTGGTATTGTGACGGCTGTGTGCGGAGGACCTTTTTTTGTGTGGCTGCTGCGTCGTAGTTCCTACTCGTTTGGAGGCGAAAAATGAATATAGAAGTCGAATGCGTGACCTTCAGTATTCACGACAAACGGCTGATCGACGGCATCTGTCTCCAGGTAAAAGCAGGGGAGCTAGTCGGATTGATCGGTCCGAATGGCAGCGGGAAATCAACGTTGCTCAAAAATATGTATCGTGTGCTAAAGCCTGATAGTGGTGTAGTTACGTTGGATGGCCAGGATATGCTGCGGATGAAGTATAAAGAGACGGCCCGACAAATGGCAGTGGTGAGTCAGGATGCGCCGCAAACGTTTGATTTCTCAGTACGGGACATCGTCCTGATGGGTCGCCATCCGCATAAGAAACTGTTGGAAGCAGATACTGTCGTCGATCATGAACTGGTCGAGCAGGCGCTGGAGCGGGTAGGCATGAATGCTCAGGCAGATCAGGGCTTTGCCACCTTGTCTGGCGGCGAAAAGCAACGGGTATTGATCGCCAGAGCTTTGGCCGGGCAGGCGAAATTTCTTGTTTTGGATGAGCCGACGAATCATCTGGACATCCGGTATCAGCTGCAAATTCTGGATTTGGTCAAAACACTTCGGATAACTACGCTAGCTGCACTGCATGATTTGAATTTAGCGGCATTTTATTGTGATCGAATGTATGTATTAAAAGAAGGCAAAGTGGTAGCCTCCGGCATAACAGAGGATGTGCTTCAGCCAGACCTGCTGTGGAGTGTATTCGGGGTCGAGACAGAAATCTGCATTCATCCAAAAACCGGAAAGCCGAATATTACCTTCTTACCGGATTCTCTCAGGAGAGGAGGCCATCCATGATGTTAACAGAAAAGGCGATACGATGAGGTAAGATTAACTACAAATAAAAGAGGAGACGGTACATATGAAAAGATATAGCAGGCCCGCGTTACCGCTGGTTATGCTCGCTTTGGCAATGATGCTGTTGTTATCAGCCTGTGCAGCAGGAAACACGGCCCAAACAAGCGATCCATCCGCAAACGGGCAGCAACCTGCCGCATCCCAATCAGCAACCAAGGAGACGTCGGTAGAGCTTGAGAACATGGGCGTTAAAATGGCATTTCCCGAGGCGCCTAAACGCGCGGTTACACTGAACCAGCACGCGACTGAGGTTATGCTGGCTCTTGGACTGGAATCCTCTATGGTAGGAACTGCGTATTTGGATGATCAGATTTTGCCAAAATATAAGGCTCAATATGACAAAATCCCGGTACTGGCCGAACAATATCCGTCCAAAGAGGTGTTTATGGCCGCTGCACCGGATTTTGCCTATGCGGGCTGGAAGAGTGCCTTTAATGATAAAAATCTGGGTTCCCGTGAGGAGCTAGCCAAACAAGGGGTGCTGACCTATATACAGGAGTCCTCAAATAAGTCGGGCCCCACATTAGAAGATGTATATCAGGATATACTAAATATTGGGCGTATTTTTAGGG
The Paenibacillus peoriae DNA segment above includes these coding regions:
- a CDS encoding ABC transporter ATP-binding protein, which translates into the protein MNIEVECVTFSIHDKRLIDGICLQVKAGELVGLIGPNGSGKSTLLKNMYRVLKPDSGVVTLDGQDMLRMKYKETARQMAVVSQDAPQTFDFSVRDIVLMGRHPHKKLLEADTVVDHELVEQALERVGMNAQADQGFATLSGGEKQRVLIARALAGQAKFLVLDEPTNHLDIRYQLQILDLVKTLRITTLAALHDLNLAAFYCDRMYVLKEGKVVASGITEDVLQPDLLWSVFGVETEICIHPKTGKPNITFLPDSLRRGGHP
- a CDS encoding ABC transporter substrate-binding protein, whose protein sequence is MKRYSRPALPLVMLALAMMLLLSACAAGNTAQTSDPSANGQQPAASQSATKETSVELENMGVKMAFPEAPKRAVTLNQHATEVMLALGLESSMVGTAYLDDQILPKYKAQYDKIPVLAEQYPSKEVFMAAAPDFAYAGWKSAFNDKNLGSREELAKQGVLTYIQESSNKSGPTLEDVYQDILNIGRIFRVEERAEKLVNEMREQVQSILTQIGVVEQAPKVFVYDSGEDKPFTAANNYLTSLIESVKAKNIFDDIDKSFTEVSWEEVVNRNPDVIVILDYGDTSLADKEKLLLSKPALAGVEAIKNKRFIVLPLSAAAEGVRAPIALKTLAAGLYPDKVK
- a CDS encoding FecCD family ABC transporter permease; translated protein: MTSRTSHLNPSRPNPSQHHSRAHLAGKPTWGFTTILLLTAGLLLSVTLAVMLGPVAVAPGTIWRIALSHLPWLDQWIPVTWTKPEQYIVWEIRFPRVLLGVIVGAGLAVTGATIQALIRNSLADPYILGVSSGASVTATLVIVFGAFGFLGRLALPLSAFIGSLAAMLMVFALARVAGSISTTRLLLAGVAVSMMLSAVTSFIVTMAPNEKGIRDAMYWMMGSLAGAQWDTLFIPSLIVVVGTAVLLTRYRSLNALLTGEETAVTLGVNVQAFRVLLVVVASLLTGAVVSVSGSIGFVGLMIPHIVRLVVGSDHRRVLPVSLLAGAIFVVWADVCARLVLAPQELPIGIVTAVCGGPFFVWLLRRSSYSFGGEK